Within Runella rosea, the genomic segment ATGGCAAACAAAATGGTAAATACCACAAACCGCATGTAAATACCATCCCGAAAAGCAGATTGTTTCGGCACGACAACCGCATCTTTGTCGTATTCAGCGGCGTGGGTTTTGTCCCGATTTTTAACCAATAAAGCCAGCACCACCGCCGCCGAAATATTGGTAATACCATCGGCAATGAATAAATATTTGTAGCCAATCGTCGCAAAAAAACCGCCTAACGCGGGGCCAATGGCCCAACCGATATTGATAGCTAAACGGTTGATGGCATACGCCCGTGTGCGATTTTCGGGGGTGCTGTAAAACGCAATGGAAGTAGAATTTGCGGGCCGAAAGGCTTCACCTACCAAACTCAAACAAAACGTAGAAATACACAAAGTGGGCAACGTACGCATTTGCATCAGCACAAAAAACATCAAACCGCCCAATGCCAAACTTGCCATTTGGACGTAGTAGTGCCCCACTTTATCGGTCAGTTTACCGCCAAAATACGTCCCCAATATCCCTCCCGCACCCGCACAACTCACTACCAAACCGGCATTGGGCAAACTGAAATGTAGCGCCTGTGTCAGGTACACGCTCATGAAAGGAATCACCATCGTACCCGACCGATTGATGAACATCACAAAGGCCAAAAGCCAGATTTCGCGGGAGATACCGCCGTACGCATTTCGATAAAGAGTGGCTGTTTTTTGTAACATAATGCAAAAGTAAAGAGTCAGTCGGAAAATTTCCGACTGACTCTTAAGAATCTATTGTGCTATTTTACCGAATTACAACGAAACGCCTCGTTTCCAGGGAATAAAATCATCTTGTGCCAAGCGTTGGGCGTGGGTAAGTTTGCCACTCGCAACTTGGATAATTTCTTCTAACAACGCATCAGCATTTTGTTGAATGGTCTGCTCGCCCGTCACCACTGGACCGCAGTCAAAATCAATCACATCCGACATTTTTTGAGCCAAAGTAGAGTTGGTTGCCACTTTCATGACGGGGCAAATCGGGTTGCCAGTCGGCGTTCCTAAACCAGTAGTAAACAGAATCACCGTTGCACCCGCCGCTGTT encodes:
- a CDS encoding MDR family MFS transporter, which codes for MLQKTATLYRNAYGGISREIWLLAFVMFINRSGTMVIPFMSVYLTQALHFSLPNAGLVVSCAGAGGILGTYFGGKLTDKVGHYYVQMASLALGGLMFFVLMQMRTLPTLCISTFCLSLVGEAFRPANSTSIAFYSTPENRTRAYAINRLAINIGWAIGPALGGFFATIGYKYLFIADGITNISAAVVLALLVKNRDKTHAAEYDKDAVVVPKQSAFRDGIYMRFVVFTILFAIGFMQFFSIVPVFWKTELHVNEFYIGLLLGSNGLLVAAFEMILIYYIEPLRPKLTFISWGVLFCGLSYLLFIVFQGFVWILPLAVITITLSEMLAMPFMNSFTMERSTPQNRGQYSALYSMCYAIAQVAAPVLGGQIAATYGYYALWGVIIGCMLAAFVGFRWVQTLIEQEKQ